From Nitrospirota bacterium, a single genomic window includes:
- a CDS encoding PAS domain S-box protein, producing MAGFELDITEQKRTEEALKLSIERFDLAVQGSRDGLWDLHFSADDPLNVANPTYYSPRMKEIMGVKGEDGPDLLGTWVTRLHPDDRERVFAAVHAHLTRRIPYDIEYRIVRKDGVCRWIAARGQAQWNETGDPIRMSGSFSDITERKQAEEALCESEVRSRSIIETAFDAVIATNKEGRIIGWNAQAEAIFGYSAHEAIGRGLSETIIPARFRQAHAIGIARVFQAGENPGSKGRREFSALHRDGHEFPVELAITLFHVNGQPVLSAFVRDITERKQVEEALRESEERYRLLTAATFDGIAIHDQGIILEVNPGLERMFGYGPGELLGKHVLDLVADESRETVLAKMRNNEQGPYESVGRRKDGSTFYGEVIIKPCRYKGRDVRLVAGRDITARKQTEQALRQTADRLSLATRAGGVGIWDWNVASNVLTWDDQMFALYGVSRESFTCTYEAWKACVLPGDVEQVDAEVQRALRGEKDLDIEFRVLWPNGTIRNIRALTTVHRDVSGHPLRMIGTNWDITERKRMEEALRQREHDLRAAIEERERISQDLHDGILQSLFAVGLGLEASQALLSPGSRKVAGSRLDQAIGELNRVIREVRSFIAGLAPDPLQGKDLLPALRLMLKSLTQNHALRVRLVAEDRAAQAVSAEQAAHMIYIAQEAVSNCLQHSGAQEAMVSLKLLKQGVRLSIRDKGCGFNPASVKGHGLINMADRAQKIGGRCAVFSKIKKGTRVVLDLPKEVLNVRR from the coding sequence ATGGCTGGCTTTGAGTTAGATATCACCGAGCAGAAGCGGACAGAAGAGGCTCTCAAGCTGAGCATCGAGCGATTCGACTTGGCCGTTCAGGGCTCTCGGGATGGTCTCTGGGATCTGCACTTCTCTGCCGACGACCCGCTCAATGTTGCCAACCCTACCTACTACTCTCCCCGCATGAAAGAGATCATGGGGGTGAAGGGGGAGGATGGGCCGGATCTGTTGGGGACGTGGGTCACGCGGCTCCATCCGGACGACCGTGAGCGGGTCTTTGCCGCAGTCCATGCGCATCTTACCCGGCGCATTCCCTACGATATCGAGTATCGGATTGTGAGGAAGGACGGCGTATGCCGATGGATTGCGGCCAGAGGTCAGGCGCAGTGGAATGAGACCGGCGACCCGATCCGCATGTCCGGCTCCTTCAGCGACATTACGGAGCGAAAGCAGGCAGAAGAGGCCTTGTGCGAAAGTGAAGTCCGTAGCCGTTCGATTATTGAAACGGCCTTCGATGCGGTGATTGCCACGAATAAAGAAGGTCGCATCATCGGCTGGAATGCGCAAGCTGAGGCCATTTTTGGCTATTCCGCTCACGAAGCAATCGGGCGCGGGTTGAGCGAGACGATTATCCCTGCTCGATTTCGACAGGCCCATGCCATCGGAATTGCGCGGGTCTTTCAAGCCGGAGAAAATCCCGGATCGAAAGGGCGTCGTGAGTTTTCCGCCCTCCATCGAGACGGCCATGAGTTTCCGGTAGAGTTGGCCATTACTTTGTTTCATGTTAATGGCCAGCCTGTATTGAGTGCATTCGTACGAGATATCACGGAACGCAAGCAGGTGGAGGAGGCGCTGCGTGAGAGCGAGGAACGATACCGGCTCCTGACCGCCGCCACCTTCGATGGCATCGCCATCCACGACCAAGGCATTATCCTAGAGGTGAACCCCGGGCTGGAACGGATGTTCGGTTATGGGCCGGGAGAACTCCTCGGGAAACATGTGCTGGACCTGGTGGCCGACGAATCCCGCGAGACGGTTCTCGCCAAAATGAGGAATAACGAGCAAGGTCCGTACGAATCTGTGGGGCGGCGGAAGGACGGTTCGACGTTCTACGGGGAAGTCATCATCAAGCCTTGTCGATACAAAGGGCGGGACGTCCGTCTTGTGGCGGGGCGCGACATTACCGCGCGCAAGCAGACGGAGCAGGCATTGCGCCAGACCGCCGATCGTCTCTCGCTGGCCACGCGTGCAGGCGGCGTGGGTATTTGGGATTGGAACGTTGCGTCAAACGTATTGACCTGGGATGACCAGATGTTTGCTCTCTATGGCGTTTCGCGGGAGAGTTTCACGTGCACCTATGAGGCCTGGAAGGCGTGCGTACTCCCGGGAGACGTCGAGCAAGTCGATGCCGAGGTCCAGAGGGCGCTCCGGGGTGAAAAAGATCTCGATATCGAATTCCGCGTGCTGTGGCCGAACGGCACGATCCGCAACATTCGCGCCCTCACCACCGTGCATCGCGACGTTTCCGGCCACCCCCTGCGTATGATCGGCACGAACTGGGATATCACCGAGCGCAAGCGCATGGAAGAGGCTTTGCGCCAGCGAGAGCACGATCTGCGCGCCGCGATCGAGGAGCGCGAGCGGATCAGCCAGGATCTACATGACGGGATTTTACAGTCGTTGTTTGCCGTGGGCCTGGGCCTGGAAGCGTCCCAGGCGCTGCTGTCTCCAGGGAGCCGCAAGGTGGCCGGTTCGCGATTGGACCAGGCCATCGGCGAGTTGAACCGTGTCATACGCGAAGTCCGGAGTTTCATTGCGGGGCTGGCGCCAGACCCGCTTCAGGGGAAGGACTTGTTGCCGGCGCTGCGTCTCATGTTAAAATCACTGACGCAAAATCACGCGTTGCGTGTGCGTCTTGTGGCCGAGGACCGTGCCGCGCAGGCCGTTTCGGCTGAGCAGGCGGCGCATATGATCTACATCGCCCAGGAAGCGGTGAGTAATTGTCTTCAGCATAGTGGCGCGCAAGAGGCTATGGTATCGCTGAAGCTGTTGAAGCAGGGAGTCCGGTTGAGTATTCGCGACAAAGGCTGTGGATTCAATCCGGCTTCCGTCAAAGGGCATGGGTTGATCAATATGGCCGACCGTGCGCAGAAGATCGGAGGACGGTGCGCCGTCTTCTCGAAAATCAAGAAGGGGACGCGCGTCGTGCTCGATCTGCCCAAAGAGGTCTTGAATGTCCGCCGCTAA
- the priA gene encoding primosomal protein N', producing MISTQAPPRTEPEALFADVIVPRHLAGPFTYIVPLSLKPTLRIGHRVLVPFGRTMLQGAVVALSPLLPYGLNPARLKEIHSLLPEGTATDVPPNLFQLSQQVAEQYVAPWGQCLRLILPPTAKPQKPISHYQLTEQGRAAVAARKPCSVKERALLVKLSKTPSGLRKSSRRSGLADLLQDFTVRGWVREIQDLPAASTTPLAQPSTQLSLAHADHAAPLLHDPALSWAEPLFDTLKNPGPSRVLVQAPWADRLRLLQQTIRLILDRGQTILILVGEAERAQWVADLLRDNERNIAPACVHSGLSDQAKAELWDQIHRQVVRVVVGTRSAIFLPLTAIGAIWVEGEEDAALKEAQEPRYHARDVAWLRAQTERTVLILSSSHPSLETRAAVKQGGVIILKSVPSNARPAIQVVDLRKQGYGTVLSQPLLRAIQQTISRKAGVLLFLNRKGYAGALVCRDCGQVPRCPACRVALMYSRQADRLLCSYCGGRSSIPETCHSCSGPRMQLIGEGTERVEEDAKRLFPHAAVIRLDGDTMKKPAEAEALWRKIDRGEWDIIVGTQLLLRRGPLPAMGLVGMVQADAGLSVPDFRSAERTYHTLLDAVALAGPAGAGGQVIMQTSLTSHHAIQAVAQDDESLFLSEELSHRAALGYPPSVHLIALLVSGTDGNMVRDAATAWVARLTAYATPSVAGQAARAKTRPMAPLMGRPGPLTILGPVPSPVAKLRSRYRWQILVKSLERETGLAAVRTTVKDMERTHHRRSIKFDVDVDPIEMW from the coding sequence ATGATTTCGACCCAAGCCCCTCCCCGCACGGAGCCTGAGGCTCTGTTCGCAGACGTCATTGTCCCGCGACATCTGGCAGGCCCCTTCACCTATATCGTACCCCTGTCGCTCAAGCCGACGCTGCGCATCGGCCATCGCGTGCTTGTGCCCTTCGGGCGAACCATGCTCCAAGGAGCGGTCGTCGCTCTTTCCCCTCTGCTGCCTTATGGCCTGAACCCGGCGCGCCTCAAAGAAATTCACTCGTTGCTCCCGGAAGGGACCGCAACCGATGTGCCGCCCAACCTGTTCCAACTCTCACAGCAGGTGGCCGAGCAATATGTCGCGCCATGGGGGCAATGTCTCAGGCTGATACTGCCTCCAACCGCCAAGCCACAGAAGCCGATCAGCCACTACCAGCTAACAGAGCAAGGGAGGGCCGCAGTTGCAGCACGAAAACCCTGCTCGGTGAAGGAACGGGCTCTGCTCGTCAAGCTGAGCAAAACACCATCGGGACTTCGCAAGTCCTCCCGCCGCTCCGGCCTTGCCGACTTATTGCAAGATTTCACGGTTCGTGGATGGGTGCGGGAAATTCAGGATCTGCCCGCTGCTTCGACAACGCCGCTCGCCCAACCGTCCACACAATTGAGCCTGGCTCATGCCGACCACGCTGCGCCGCTCCTTCACGATCCAGCCCTCTCGTGGGCTGAGCCGCTCTTTGACACATTGAAAAATCCTGGCCCCTCCCGGGTTCTGGTACAGGCTCCCTGGGCCGATCGATTGAGGCTGTTACAGCAGACTATTCGCCTGATACTCGATCGTGGGCAAACGATCCTCATTCTCGTGGGTGAAGCAGAGCGGGCCCAATGGGTGGCAGACTTGCTCCGTGATAATGAACGGAACATTGCCCCGGCCTGCGTCCATAGCGGACTGTCGGACCAGGCAAAAGCCGAGCTCTGGGATCAGATCCATCGGCAGGTCGTTCGAGTGGTCGTGGGAACCAGATCGGCCATCTTTCTCCCATTGACTGCTATCGGGGCAATTTGGGTCGAGGGAGAAGAAGATGCAGCGCTCAAAGAAGCGCAGGAACCCCGCTACCATGCAAGGGACGTGGCTTGGTTGAGGGCGCAGACTGAGCGAACGGTGCTGATCCTGAGTTCTTCCCATCCTTCCCTCGAAACCAGGGCGGCCGTGAAACAAGGCGGAGTCATCATCCTCAAGTCCGTACCGTCCAATGCGCGGCCTGCCATACAAGTCGTGGATCTCCGCAAGCAGGGATACGGCACGGTGCTGAGCCAGCCGCTCCTTCGGGCCATCCAACAGACGATCAGCCGCAAGGCCGGCGTCCTCCTGTTTCTCAACCGGAAGGGTTATGCCGGCGCCCTCGTCTGTCGCGACTGCGGCCAGGTGCCCCGCTGTCCCGCCTGCCGCGTGGCGCTGATGTATTCTCGACAGGCGGATCGTCTGCTCTGCTCCTATTGCGGAGGCAGATCGTCCATCCCGGAAACCTGTCATTCCTGCTCCGGCCCCCGCATGCAATTGATCGGAGAGGGCACAGAGCGGGTCGAAGAGGATGCCAAGCGATTGTTTCCCCACGCAGCCGTGATCCGGCTCGATGGAGATACCATGAAGAAGCCGGCAGAGGCCGAGGCTCTCTGGCGAAAGATCGACCGGGGGGAATGGGATATCATCGTCGGCACACAATTGCTCTTACGGCGCGGACCGCTTCCGGCCATGGGCCTCGTCGGGATGGTGCAGGCGGACGCAGGCCTCAGCGTGCCGGATTTCCGATCAGCCGAACGCACCTATCACACATTGCTCGATGCCGTAGCGCTCGCCGGTCCGGCAGGGGCTGGAGGCCAGGTCATCATGCAAACCTCTCTGACCTCGCACCATGCGATTCAGGCCGTGGCACAGGATGACGAATCCCTCTTCCTCTCGGAGGAACTATCCCATCGCGCAGCGTTGGGCTATCCGCCCTCGGTCCATCTGATCGCCCTCCTCGTCTCGGGGACCGATGGAAACATGGTGCGCGACGCGGCCACAGCCTGGGTGGCTCGACTCACCGCCTACGCAACACCCTCCGTAGCAGGACAAGCGGCCAGGGCAAAGACCCGTCCGATGGCTCCATTGATGGGTAGACCAGGCCCTCTCACAATTCTCGGCCCAGTCCCCTCTCCCGTGGCAAAACTCCGGAGCCGCTATCGGTGGCAAATTCTCGTGAAATCGCTCGAACGGGAAACGGGGCTCGCGGCGGTGCGAACCACGGTCAAGGACATGGAACGAACCCACCATCGCCGGTCCATTAAGTTCGATGTCGACGTCGATCCGATCGAGATGTGGTAG
- a CDS encoding response regulator transcription factor: protein MSAAKAKPVRLLLVDDHEVVRVGLRTVLHNHHGITVVGEAGSKAAAVRAAKRFRPDIVLMDVRLPDGSGVEACRTILANHPATRIIFLTSYADEESVLAAVLAGAHGYVLKDIDSSLLIRSIRTVSNGQSILNPALTQQARNWIKAGPEQGGLARGQSLSPQEERVLALVAEGLTNKEIATTMKLSDKTVKNYLANMFQKLHISRRSQAAALFVKRQT, encoded by the coding sequence ATGTCCGCCGCTAAGGCCAAGCCGGTTCGTCTGCTCTTGGTCGATGACCATGAAGTGGTTCGTGTCGGCCTTCGGACCGTCTTGCACAACCACCACGGCATTACCGTCGTCGGCGAGGCAGGGTCCAAAGCCGCCGCAGTGCGAGCGGCCAAGCGTTTCCGTCCGGATATCGTCCTGATGGATGTCCGGCTCCCGGATGGCTCCGGGGTCGAAGCCTGCCGCACGATTCTCGCCAATCATCCTGCAACACGTATCATCTTTCTCACCTCCTATGCCGATGAGGAATCCGTCCTGGCGGCGGTGCTGGCCGGCGCGCACGGCTATGTCCTCAAGGATATCGATTCGAGCCTGCTCATTCGATCGATTCGCACCGTGTCCAATGGTCAGTCGATTTTGAACCCGGCCCTCACCCAACAGGCGAGGAATTGGATTAAGGCCGGGCCGGAACAGGGCGGCCTGGCGCGAGGGCAATCCCTGTCCCCTCAGGAGGAACGGGTCTTGGCGTTGGTGGCGGAAGGATTGACCAATAAGGAAATCGCCACCACGATGAAGCTCAGCGACAAGACGGTGAAGAACTATCTTGCTAACATGTTTCAGAAACTGCACATCTCGCGACGGTCGCAAGCCGCCGCTCTCTTCGTCAAACGTCAGACCTGA
- a CDS encoding response regulator, which translates to MPSILVVDDEDQIRRLIRETLEQAGYQVAEARDGKEAILQCRRAPADLIIMDILMPDQDGLETTSRLRREFPDVKVIAITGGSEMVGTLNFLDVAKMLGAHRTLQKPFEMKALLDAVHAELPT; encoded by the coding sequence ATGCCATCTATTCTTGTTGTCGATGACGAAGACCAGATCCGCCGCTTGATCCGAGAAACATTGGAGCAGGCGGGCTATCAGGTTGCGGAAGCGCGTGACGGGAAGGAAGCCATTCTGCAATGTCGGCGGGCCCCGGCCGACCTTATCATTATGGACATTCTCATGCCCGATCAGGACGGTCTGGAGACTACCTCCAGGCTGCGACGGGAATTCCCAGATGTGAAAGTCATCGCGATCACCGGCGGCAGCGAGATGGTTGGCACGCTCAATTTTCTGGACGTGGCCAAAATGCTAGGCGCCCACCGCACGCTGCAGAAACCGTTTGAGATGAAGGCGCTCCTCGACGCAGTCCACGCAGAATTACCGACCTAG
- the nagZ gene encoding beta-N-acetylhexosaminidase, giving the protein MTTRDQIGQLFMVGFLGTSVTPDLAAFIKEYKPGGVILFSRNLESVEQIVELTNDLQACSPHSPLLISIDQEGGRVSRLPKGFTIFPPCDLLGRCNSTELAYAAAATIAKELKAVGVNMNMAPVLDVNSNPANPVIGDRAFGTTPDVVCELGLATAAGLQDNKVVACGKHFPGHGDTSVDSHKELPVVEASRERLESIEFPPFRRAVTQGVASLMTAHVLYQALDNELPATLSPTIITNFLRQELQYDGVVLTDDLEMHAIIDHYGVEDAAVRAVLAGCDVLLICKDRDREIAAFKAIEQAVSAGTISSERLSLSVARIARLKDKFVAPYKPVTISDAKLIAGCRTHQTLLRTIEQVRDRLPKVSTL; this is encoded by the coding sequence ATGACCACACGAGATCAGATCGGACAGCTCTTCATGGTCGGGTTTCTAGGCACGTCGGTGACGCCGGACCTGGCTGCGTTCATCAAGGAATACAAGCCGGGCGGCGTCATTCTGTTCTCACGGAATCTGGAATCCGTCGAACAGATAGTCGAACTGACCAACGACTTACAAGCCTGCAGCCCCCATTCACCGCTTTTGATCTCGATCGATCAAGAAGGCGGTCGAGTCTCCAGGCTCCCGAAGGGTTTTACAATTTTCCCGCCCTGCGATCTCTTGGGCCGCTGCAATTCGACCGAATTGGCCTATGCGGCGGCGGCCACCATCGCCAAAGAATTGAAGGCGGTGGGCGTGAACATGAATATGGCGCCGGTGCTCGACGTCAACAGCAATCCGGCCAATCCGGTCATCGGCGACCGGGCATTCGGGACGACGCCGGATGTGGTCTGTGAACTGGGCTTGGCCACGGCGGCAGGGCTGCAAGACAATAAGGTCGTGGCCTGCGGCAAGCACTTCCCCGGCCACGGCGACACGAGCGTCGATTCCCACAAAGAGCTTCCGGTGGTCGAGGCTTCCCGTGAGCGATTGGAATCCATCGAGTTCCCTCCGTTCCGCCGTGCCGTGACGCAGGGGGTCGCGTCACTGATGACTGCCCATGTCCTGTACCAAGCCCTCGACAACGAATTGCCTGCCACCCTCTCGCCGACCATCATCACCAATTTCTTGCGCCAGGAGCTGCAATACGATGGGGTGGTCTTGACGGACGACTTGGAGATGCATGCGATCATCGACCATTACGGAGTGGAAGACGCTGCAGTCCGTGCGGTGCTGGCGGGATGCGATGTGCTGTTGATTTGCAAAGATCGGGATCGCGAGATCGCTGCCTTCAAGGCCATCGAGCAGGCAGTCTCGGCTGGAACGATTTCTTCCGAGCGATTAAGCCTCTCGGTGGCTCGTATCGCCAGACTCAAAGATAAGTTTGTGGCGCCCTATAAACCAGTGACGATCTCCGACGCGAAACTCATTGCAGGATGCCGAACCCATCAGACCTTGCTGCGCACCATCGAACAGGTCCGGGATCGGTTACCGAAGGTCTCAACACTGTAA
- a CDS encoding phosphate-starvation-inducible PsiE family protein, with translation MQHRKELMTRWCGAMEWLDRLGYATAGFSLLILGMLIFVHAWYVFVAGQFNPSSHQQLLPAGLKLLNDILLVIILLELFRTVIRFLQTEILDLEPYLAVGVIACTRRILTASAELSHLTAMTDTQFYQYLMDVGLNVTVIMVLTLGVFMIRKRPAQSQTTSP, from the coding sequence ATGCAGCACAGAAAAGAGCTCATGACGCGCTGGTGCGGGGCCATGGAATGGCTGGACCGATTGGGCTATGCCACGGCGGGATTCAGCCTCCTGATCCTCGGCATGTTGATCTTCGTGCATGCCTGGTATGTGTTTGTGGCGGGACAATTCAATCCCAGCAGCCACCAGCAACTCTTGCCGGCAGGGCTGAAGCTGCTAAACGATATTCTGCTCGTCATCATTCTGCTGGAGTTGTTTCGAACCGTCATCCGGTTTCTGCAGACGGAAATCCTCGACCTGGAGCCCTACCTTGCCGTCGGCGTGATCGCCTGCACGAGACGGATTCTCACCGCCAGTGCGGAGCTTTCCCATCTGACCGCCATGACCGACACGCAATTCTATCAGTACCTCATGGACGTCGGCTTGAACGTTACGGTCATCATGGTGCTGACCCTCGGCGTCTTCATGATCCGCAAACGCCCGGCGCAATCCCAGACCACGTCGCCGTAG
- a CDS encoding leucyl aminopeptidase, whose translation MKIMQVNAQVGKAETTPTEVLVLTHCEGEGLAKQDAALLDRALGGSLRKLLQSKEFEGKANEVLLYHTQGKVPAKRLILVGLGKKSTVTLETIRQAMGSAAKRVRQAKVGSFTVALPTVTPSGMSSLEVAQAMVEGAILGSYQFTVYRSESTSDHTVAKMKVLIPQKSQLRQVAEGIRRGVATAEATVFVRDLCNHPSNVLTPTMVADEAKAIAKAEKITIKILEQKDMERLGMGALLGVARGSQEPPKFIILEYNGAKKKDERPVVLVGKTITFDTGGISLKPAENMEHMKADMTGGAEVLASIRAAARLKLPLRLISILPVAENMPGGRAMKPGDIVMTLAGKTVEVQNTDAEGRLILADGLAYAMRYKPAALIDIATLTGACVVALGQFAIGMFGNDVTLKEQVRRSGQKAGERVWEMPLWEEYFEQLKSDVADMRNIGGRGGGMITAALFLSKFVGNCPWVHLDIASTDWSERERAYVPKGPSAIGTRLLLQYLIDRSL comes from the coding sequence ATGAAGATCATGCAGGTCAACGCACAGGTTGGAAAAGCGGAGACGACACCGACAGAGGTGTTGGTGCTCACGCATTGCGAAGGAGAGGGCTTGGCCAAGCAGGATGCGGCCCTGCTCGATCGGGCTCTCGGAGGCTCGCTGCGCAAGCTGCTGCAATCCAAGGAGTTCGAGGGCAAGGCCAACGAAGTCTTGCTCTACCACACGCAGGGCAAGGTGCCGGCCAAGCGGCTGATTCTGGTCGGTTTGGGTAAGAAGAGCACGGTCACGCTGGAGACGATCCGGCAGGCGATGGGCTCGGCCGCGAAACGAGTCCGGCAGGCGAAAGTCGGGTCCTTTACGGTAGCGCTGCCGACAGTGACGCCTAGCGGGATGTCATCGCTCGAGGTGGCGCAAGCGATGGTCGAAGGCGCGATCCTGGGCAGTTATCAGTTCACTGTCTATCGGAGCGAGTCCACCTCGGATCATACCGTCGCGAAGATGAAGGTGCTCATCCCGCAAAAAAGTCAGTTGCGGCAGGTTGCCGAAGGGATCCGGCGCGGCGTGGCTACGGCAGAGGCCACCGTCTTTGTCCGAGACCTCTGCAACCATCCCTCCAACGTCCTGACCCCGACCATGGTGGCCGATGAAGCGAAGGCCATCGCCAAGGCTGAAAAGATCACGATCAAGATTCTCGAACAGAAAGACATGGAGCGCTTGGGAATGGGAGCGCTGCTCGGCGTGGCGCGCGGGAGCCAGGAGCCGCCTAAGTTCATCATTCTGGAATATAACGGCGCCAAGAAAAAAGACGAGCGTCCGGTCGTGCTGGTTGGGAAGACGATCACCTTCGACACGGGCGGAATCTCGCTGAAGCCTGCCGAAAATATGGAACATATGAAGGCCGATATGACGGGCGGGGCCGAAGTCCTCGCCTCGATCAGGGCGGCGGCCCGGCTCAAGCTCCCGTTGCGCCTCATCAGTATCCTGCCAGTGGCGGAAAACATGCCGGGCGGGCGGGCGATGAAGCCCGGCGATATCGTGATGACGCTGGCGGGGAAGACCGTCGAGGTCCAGAACACGGACGCGGAAGGCCGGCTCATCCTGGCCGACGGCCTCGCCTATGCGATGCGCTACAAGCCGGCGGCCTTGATCGACATTGCCACGCTCACAGGCGCCTGCGTGGTAGCGCTCGGCCAATTTGCGATCGGCATGTTCGGAAACGACGTGACCCTTAAAGAACAGGTGCGTCGGTCCGGACAGAAGGCCGGCGAACGAGTCTGGGAAATGCCCCTGTGGGAAGAATATTTCGAACAGCTCAAGAGCGACGTCGCCGACATGCGCAACATCGGCGGCCGGGGCGGCGGCATGATCACCGCCGCGCTCTTCCTGAGCAAGTTCGTGGGGAACTGCCCCTGGGTCCACCTCGATATCGCCAGTACGGATTGGAGCGAGCGGGAACGGGCCTACGTGCCGAAGGGGCCCTCCGCAATTGGAACCAGGCTGTTGCTGCAATACCTGATTGATCGGAGTCTCTAA
- a CDS encoding HAD-IB family hydrolase yields MQSHQILTSTLDDVAERRAQGSVAALFDVDNTLLPGEASEIRFFRFLWRRGLVGWGELSRTMAWLAGHVPPFSLHSLRERKVYLTGKRPADIESYAKEFCQAEMIDRLSPQGRAKLDAHRQAGHQLILVTGAPDFLIVPLAAFLNVPTIFAAKPEQHNSLYTGALIPPLPYGSGKRELILAHAQEMDLDLARSYAYGDSPGDHDLLELVGHPLVVNPIRGMRRVARRRGWPVTEWT; encoded by the coding sequence GTGCAGAGCCACCAGATCCTGACTTCTACACTTGATGATGTCGCTGAACGACGGGCCCAAGGGTCCGTCGCGGCATTATTCGACGTCGACAACACGCTTCTGCCAGGAGAGGCCAGCGAAATACGGTTCTTCCGGTTTCTATGGCGGCGCGGTCTGGTGGGATGGGGCGAGTTGAGCCGAACGATGGCCTGGCTGGCCGGGCATGTGCCCCCCTTCTCGCTGCACTCGCTCCGAGAACGAAAAGTCTATCTGACGGGCAAGCGCCCCGCCGACATTGAATCCTATGCAAAGGAGTTCTGTCAGGCGGAGATGATCGACCGGCTATCCCCACAGGGCCGCGCCAAGCTGGACGCCCATCGACAGGCTGGACATCAGCTGATTCTTGTGACTGGCGCGCCGGATTTTTTAATTGTGCCCCTTGCAGCATTCTTGAATGTACCCACAATTTTCGCGGCAAAACCGGAACAGCACAATTCCCTCTATACCGGCGCCTTGATTCCCCCCCTGCCCTATGGCAGTGGCAAGCGCGAGTTGATCCTCGCCCATGCCCAGGAAATGGACCTCGATCTGGCCAGGTCCTACGCCTACGGAGACAGCCCCGGAGACCACGACCTCCTGGAACTAGTCGGGCACCCCCTGGTCGTTAATCCGATCCGGGGCATGAGACGCGTCGCGCGCCGCCGTGGCTGGCCTGTGACGGAATGGACATAA
- the queE gene encoding 7-carboxy-7-deazaguanine synthase QueE yields MRITEIFYSIQGESSYAGQPCVFVRLTGCPLRCTWCDTDYAFYGGRDCSIDEVLAKVQTYGCRLVEVTGGEPLAQTESLPLMARLCDAGYTVLLETSGTIDIAPVDPRVHVILDVKCPGSGMAERMHWPNLAALTAKDEAKFVLADRADYDWAREMLVQHNLVGRCSILFSPAFGTLDLRQLAEWILADKLPVKFQIQLHKYIWAPDMRGV; encoded by the coding sequence ATGCGCATCACCGAGATCTTTTATAGCATTCAAGGCGAGTCGAGCTACGCGGGACAGCCCTGCGTATTTGTCCGGCTGACCGGATGCCCGCTCCGCTGCACCTGGTGCGATACCGACTATGCCTTTTATGGAGGGCGGGACTGCTCGATCGATGAGGTCTTGGCGAAGGTGCAGACCTATGGATGCCGGCTCGTGGAAGTCACAGGAGGGGAACCGCTCGCGCAGACTGAGAGTCTCCCCCTCATGGCGAGGCTCTGCGATGCCGGCTACACCGTCCTTCTGGAAACCAGCGGCACCATCGATATCGCGCCAGTTGATCCCCGAGTCCATGTCATTCTGGATGTGAAATGTCCGGGGAGCGGCATGGCAGAGCGGATGCACTGGCCGAATCTTGCTGCGCTGACCGCCAAGGATGAGGCGAAATTTGTCCTGGCCGATCGGGCCGATTATGATTGGGCTCGCGAGATGCTTGTCCAACATAACTTGGTCGGCCGCTGCTCAATACTCTTCAGTCCGGCCTTCGGCACGCTCGACTTGCGTCAGCTAGCAGAATGGATTCTGGCCGACAAACTTCCGGTGAAGTTCCAGATACAGTTGCATAAATATATATGGGCCCCCGACATGCGTGGAGTGTGA